In Marinobacter salsuginis, one DNA window encodes the following:
- the rpsP gene encoding 30S ribosomal protein S16: MVTIRLARGGSKKRPFYHLTVTDSRKSRDGRFIERVGFFNPVARGQEERLRVDRDRVEFWLGQGAQTSERVAQLLKAAE, translated from the coding sequence ATGGTAACAATCCGTTTGGCTCGTGGTGGCTCCAAGAAGCGCCCGTTCTACCATCTGACAGTCACCGACAGCCGCAAGTCCCGCGACGGTCGTTTCATTGAGCGCGTTGGCTTCTTTAACCCGGTCGCCCGCGGCCAGGAAGAGCGCCTGCGTGTTGATCGTGACCGTGTTGAATTTTGGCTCGGTCAGGGCGCACAGACCAGTGAGCGCGTTGCACAGCTGTTGAAGGCTGCTGAGTAA
- the recJ gene encoding single-stranded-DNA-specific exonuclease RecJ codes for MTPKKILRRPQPEIVPDWGQNLPPLLRRLYAARGVTSDEQLSYTLRHLASPLSLRGIDRAVELLSEAIQQQQRVLVLGDFDADGATSTAVAMLGLSMLGLQSIDFRVPSRFADGYGLTPGIIERLRDEGELPDLMVTVDNGISAVEGVRAAKELGVKVVVTDHHLAGDELPDADAIVNPNQPGCPFLSKNAAGVGVMFYVLTALRKRLRESNQLPDPEPNLGSLLDLVALGTVADVVPLDHNNRIFVEQGLRRIRQGEARPGILALLEVAGRDHTAISSTDLGFVVGPRLNAAGRLDDMSIGIACLLADSQDEARRLARELDTFNRERRTIEKDMKAQAQGLLASMSLDLEGLPWGLALFDPDWHQGVIGILAARIREQTHRPTIAFAPDDNGEDIKGSARSIPGLHIRDVLAVVDSRHPGMLKKFGGHAMAAGMTLAKADLDAFSEAFDRAVRDSASAEDLEAAITTDGPLALEELSLDTAALLKRAGPWGQHFPEPLFDGEFRVVSQRIVGENHLKLVLQPVEGGGIIDGIAFNTGPEVPDYTRTGARVVYKPDANTFRGRTNLQLLVDYLEPLS; via the coding sequence ATGACACCAAAAAAGATCCTGCGTCGCCCCCAGCCGGAGATAGTCCCGGACTGGGGGCAAAACCTGCCTCCGTTGCTTCGCCGTCTCTACGCCGCCCGTGGCGTAACCTCTGATGAGCAGCTGAGTTACACCCTCAGACATCTTGCATCTCCCCTGTCACTGAGAGGTATCGACCGGGCAGTTGAGCTGCTGTCGGAAGCGATCCAGCAGCAACAGCGGGTTCTGGTGCTCGGCGATTTCGATGCCGATGGCGCCACTAGCACCGCCGTAGCCATGCTTGGCCTTTCAATGCTCGGTTTGCAGAGCATTGATTTTCGGGTGCCCAGCCGTTTTGCCGACGGCTATGGCCTGACGCCAGGCATTATTGAGCGGCTGCGCGATGAGGGTGAGCTTCCCGACCTGATGGTCACCGTTGATAACGGTATATCCGCCGTTGAAGGTGTCAGAGCGGCCAAAGAGCTCGGGGTGAAAGTCGTGGTGACGGATCACCATCTGGCCGGTGATGAGCTCCCGGACGCCGATGCCATCGTCAATCCCAATCAGCCGGGTTGTCCCTTCCTGAGCAAGAACGCCGCCGGTGTTGGTGTCATGTTTTACGTGCTCACGGCACTGCGCAAGCGGCTTCGGGAAAGCAATCAACTCCCGGATCCTGAACCCAATCTGGGGAGCCTTCTGGACCTGGTGGCGCTGGGTACAGTCGCCGATGTCGTACCCCTGGATCATAACAACCGGATTTTCGTAGAGCAGGGCTTGCGCCGGATAAGGCAGGGTGAGGCCCGGCCCGGTATCCTTGCGTTGCTTGAAGTCGCCGGCCGCGATCATACTGCAATCAGTTCTACCGATCTTGGGTTTGTGGTCGGCCCCCGGTTGAATGCCGCCGGGCGGCTGGATGATATGAGCATCGGCATTGCCTGCCTTCTCGCCGACAGCCAGGACGAAGCAAGGCGCCTGGCCCGGGAGCTGGATACCTTCAATAGGGAGCGCCGCACCATCGAGAAGGATATGAAAGCCCAGGCTCAGGGTCTGCTTGCTTCCATGTCCCTGGATCTTGAAGGTCTGCCGTGGGGCCTGGCCCTGTTCGATCCCGACTGGCACCAGGGTGTCATCGGCATCCTCGCGGCACGTATTCGAGAGCAGACCCACCGGCCCACCATTGCCTTCGCGCCGGATGACAACGGCGAGGATATCAAGGGCTCCGCCCGGTCGATTCCCGGGCTGCATATCCGTGATGTGCTCGCCGTGGTCGACTCCCGCCATCCCGGTATGCTGAAGAAGTTTGGCGGCCACGCCATGGCCGCCGGCATGACCCTGGCCAAAGCGGATCTGGATGCCTTCTCGGAAGCCTTCGATCGGGCCGTGCGAGACAGCGCCTCCGCCGAAGACCTGGAGGCTGCCATCACAACCGATGGGCCTCTGGCCCTCGAAGAGCTTTCCCTGGACACCGCCGCACTGCTCAAGCGGGCCGGCCCCTGGGGGCAGCATTTCCCGGAGCCGCTGTTCGACGGCGAGTTTCGGGTGGTGAGCCAGAGAATCGTCGGTGAAAACCATCTGAAGCTGGTTCTGCAACCGGTTGAGGGCGGCGGGATCATTGACGGCATTGCCTTCAATACCGGGCCGGAAGTGCCGGATTACACCCGAACCGGTGCCCGGGTGGTGTATAAGCCGGATGCCAATACCTTTCGGGGGCGGACCAATCTTCAGCTTTTGGTCGATTATCTCGAGCCGCTATCCTGA
- the ffh gene encoding signal recognition particle protein produces MFENLQDRLSGSLRKISGQARLTDDNIKDTLREVRMALLEADVALPVVKDFVEGVRKRAIGQEVQRSLTPGQVFVKVVQQELERVMGEGNESLNLNVQPPAVVMMAGLQGAGKTTTVAKLSRFLKERQKKSVLVVSADVYRPAAIRQLETLAGDVGVDFFPSSADQDPVDIAEGAIAAARKKHIDVVILDTAGRLHVDEQMMGEIGRLHRAVNPVETLFVVDAMTGQDAANTAKAFNDALPLTGVVLTKTDGDARGGAALSVRHITGKPIKFLGVGEKSDALEPFYPDRVASRILGMGDVLSLIEEAERKLDQKKAQKLTKKIKKGKSFDLEDFRDQLQQMKNMGGIGGLLDKLPGMGQMAQMAQQQVNDKSMGQMEAIICSMTPKERRYPDVINNSRKRRIATGSGTQIQDVNRLLKQHKQMQKMMKKFGKKGGMANMMRGMGGMMPPGGGGGGGMPPFGRM; encoded by the coding sequence ATGTTTGAGAACCTCCAAGACCGACTTTCCGGCAGTCTGCGCAAGATTTCCGGCCAGGCGCGCCTCACTGATGACAATATAAAGGACACCCTTCGGGAAGTGCGGATGGCGCTGCTGGAGGCGGACGTCGCCCTGCCAGTTGTGAAGGACTTTGTCGAGGGCGTCCGCAAGCGTGCTATTGGTCAGGAGGTTCAGCGCAGTCTGACGCCAGGCCAGGTCTTTGTGAAAGTAGTCCAGCAGGAGCTGGAGCGGGTAATGGGCGAGGGCAACGAGTCCCTCAACCTGAATGTCCAGCCGCCGGCGGTGGTCATGATGGCCGGTCTCCAGGGTGCAGGTAAAACCACGACCGTCGCCAAGCTGTCCCGTTTCCTCAAGGAGCGACAGAAGAAATCCGTGCTTGTGGTCAGTGCAGACGTATATCGTCCTGCCGCGATCCGCCAGCTTGAAACTCTTGCTGGCGATGTTGGTGTAGATTTTTTCCCGAGCAGTGCGGATCAGGACCCCGTGGATATTGCCGAGGGCGCCATCGCAGCGGCCAGGAAAAAGCACATTGATGTGGTGATTCTTGATACCGCCGGTCGGCTGCATGTCGATGAACAGATGATGGGCGAAATCGGCAGGTTGCATAGGGCGGTCAACCCGGTTGAGACCCTGTTTGTGGTTGACGCCATGACCGGCCAGGATGCGGCCAACACCGCCAAGGCATTTAATGATGCTCTGCCGCTGACGGGTGTGGTGCTAACCAAAACCGATGGCGATGCCCGTGGCGGCGCCGCCCTGTCTGTTCGCCACATCACCGGAAAGCCAATCAAGTTCCTGGGTGTCGGTGAAAAGTCCGACGCCCTTGAGCCGTTCTACCCGGATCGTGTCGCGTCCCGGATCCTTGGTATGGGCGACGTGCTTTCGCTGATCGAAGAGGCGGAGCGCAAGCTCGACCAGAAAAAGGCCCAGAAGCTCACCAAGAAAATCAAGAAGGGCAAGAGTTTTGATCTGGAGGATTTTCGCGATCAGCTTCAGCAGATGAAGAATATGGGTGGCATCGGTGGTCTGCTCGACAAGCTGCCGGGCATGGGGCAGATGGCTCAGATGGCGCAACAACAGGTGAATGACAAGTCCATGGGGCAGATGGAAGCCATCATCTGTTCGATGACACCTAAAGAGCGCCGTTATCCGGATGTGATCAACAATTCCCGCAAGCGTCGGATTGCCACCGGGTCCGGAACCCAGATCCAGGATGTGAATCGTCTTCTTAAACAGCATAAGCAAATGCAGAAGATGATGAAAAAGTTTGGCAAGAAGGGCGGCATGGCGAATATGATGCGCGGCATGGGTGGCATGATGCCCCCGGGCGGCGGTGGAGGCGGCGGTATGCCTCCGTTTGGCCGTATGTAA
- a CDS encoding homoserine dehydrogenase encodes MKDVSVGICGLGTVGGGTFNVLTRNARLIAGRAGCNIRITRIASRRAREDMDLGDVPFSTDIYDVVNDPGVDIVVELIGGYDAARELVLAAIRNGKHVVTANKALIAVHGNEIFEAAEKAGVVVAYEAGVAGGIPVIKAVREGMAANRIDWIAGIINGTGNYILTEMRAGREFSEVLKEAQDLGYAEADPTFDVEGIDAAHKLTILASAGFGVPLQFEKGFTEGISKITPYDIAHAELLGYRIKHLGIARRRDDGIELRVHPTLVPQSHLIAQVDGVLNAVLVDGDAVGQTMYYGPGAGDEATASAVIADIVDVARAVATESNLRVPYLGFSPEAMEELDVLSMEDIQSAYYLRITALDRPGVLAKIASILSEHGINIESIMQKESELKDGRIPVIILTHTVQERQINRAIEELEALSDTDGQVVRIRAENFN; translated from the coding sequence TTGAAAGACGTCAGTGTCGGAATCTGCGGATTGGGAACCGTCGGCGGCGGTACCTTTAATGTCTTGACCCGCAACGCCAGGCTGATTGCCGGCCGGGCCGGGTGCAATATCCGGATCACCCGGATTGCCAGTCGACGGGCCCGCGAGGATATGGACCTCGGGGACGTGCCTTTCAGCACCGACATTTATGACGTGGTGAACGATCCCGGTGTCGATATCGTGGTCGAGCTGATCGGTGGCTATGACGCCGCGCGGGAGCTGGTACTCGCGGCCATCCGCAATGGCAAGCACGTGGTGACTGCCAACAAGGCCCTGATCGCCGTCCACGGCAATGAAATCTTTGAAGCGGCCGAGAAAGCTGGCGTTGTGGTGGCGTACGAGGCAGGTGTTGCCGGGGGCATTCCGGTCATCAAGGCCGTACGTGAAGGCATGGCGGCGAACCGCATTGACTGGATTGCCGGCATTATCAACGGTACCGGTAACTACATTCTGACGGAAATGCGTGCCGGTCGGGAATTTTCCGAGGTTCTCAAGGAAGCCCAGGACCTGGGTTATGCGGAAGCGGATCCGACCTTTGATGTTGAGGGGATCGACGCCGCCCACAAACTGACCATTCTGGCATCCGCCGGTTTCGGTGTGCCCCTGCAATTCGAGAAGGGCTTTACCGAAGGGATCTCCAAGATTACCCCTTACGATATTGCCCATGCCGAACTATTGGGTTATCGCATCAAGCACCTCGGTATCGCCCGCCGTCGTGATGATGGTATTGAGCTTCGGGTTCATCCGACCCTGGTGCCCCAGAGCCACCTGATCGCCCAGGTTGACGGCGTGCTCAATGCAGTCCTGGTAGACGGCGATGCCGTTGGCCAGACCATGTATTACGGCCCTGGCGCCGGTGATGAGGCCACTGCCTCTGCGGTTATCGCAGATATCGTTGATGTCGCCCGTGCCGTAGCAACAGAAAGCAACCTGCGGGTGCCATACCTTGGGTTCTCACCGGAGGCCATGGAAGAGCTGGACGTGCTCTCTATGGAGGACATCCAGTCGGCGTACTACCTGCGAATTACCGCTCTTGATCGTCCGGGTGTGCTGGCCAAGATTGCCTCCATCCTGAGCGAGCACGGCATCAATATCGAGTCGATCATGCAGAAGGAATCCGAACTGAAAGACGGTCGGATTCCGGTGATCATCCTGACCCACACCGTTCAGGAACGGCAGATCAACCGTGCGATTGAAGAGCTGGAAGCCCTGTCCGATACCGACGGCCAGGTTGTCCGCATCCGCGCAGAAAACTTCAACTGA
- the rplS gene encoding 50S ribosomal protein L19: MSGKNNIISQLEAEQMTKEIPAFAPGDTVVVQVRVTEGNRERLQAFEGVVIGKRNRGMNSSFTVRKISYGVGVERTFQSFSKLIDSISVKRRGDVRQAKLYYLRDLSGKAARIKEKLG, encoded by the coding sequence ATGAGCGGCAAGAACAACATCATCAGTCAACTTGAAGCAGAACAGATGACCAAGGAAATCCCTGCGTTTGCGCCGGGCGACACCGTGGTCGTTCAGGTTCGCGTAACCGAGGGTAACCGTGAGCGTCTGCAGGCGTTCGAGGGTGTTGTCATCGGCAAGCGTAACCGCGGCATGAATTCCTCCTTCACCGTGCGTAAGATCTCTTACGGTGTTGGTGTTGAGCGTACCTTCCAGAGCTTCTCCAAGCTGATCGACAGCATCAGCGTGAAGCGTCGTGGCGATGTTCGCCAGGCCAAGCTCTACTACCTGCGCGACCTGTCCGGTAAGGCGGCTCGCATCAAGGAAAAGCTGGGCTGA
- the thrC gene encoding threonine synthase → MRYISTRGEAPALGFEDVLLTGLATDGGLYVPESLPHFSLEEIRSWRGLPYSELAFKVMHPFVDDAIPADDFRKMLDETYSVFAHKAVAPLVQLDTNEWVMELFRGPTLAFKDFALQLLGRLLDYVLEKRKQHVVIMGATSGDTGSAAIEGCRRCEHVDIFILHPHQRVSEVQRRQMTTVQGDNIHNIAVRGNFDDCQRMVKESFGNQSFLGGKTQLAAVNSINWARIMAQIVYYFHASLALGGPDRSMAFSVPTGNFGDIFAGYLAKKMGLPISQLVIATNRNDILHRFMSGNKYEQHQLEHTLSPSMDIMVSSNFERLLFDLHGRDGLAVKTLLENAAKGPVSIEDYRWKHARKLFDSDAVDDKKTCDTIREIYEQNEYLLDPHTAIGVRAARNCRRDPAVPMITLGTAHPAKFPDAVAESGLTVEPPLPTHMADLFEREERYTVLDNDISGVQEFIAKHWKNA, encoded by the coding sequence GTGAGATACATCAGTACGCGGGGTGAAGCGCCCGCACTGGGTTTTGAAGACGTATTGCTGACGGGCCTTGCCACCGATGGCGGGCTTTACGTTCCCGAATCCCTGCCGCATTTCAGTCTGGAGGAAATCCGTAGCTGGCGTGGGCTCCCATACAGTGAGCTGGCCTTCAAGGTCATGCATCCGTTCGTGGACGACGCCATCCCGGCAGACGACTTCCGCAAGATGCTGGATGAGACCTATTCGGTCTTTGCCCATAAGGCAGTCGCTCCGCTGGTTCAGCTGGATACCAACGAGTGGGTGATGGAGCTTTTCCGCGGCCCGACCCTGGCGTTCAAGGACTTTGCACTGCAGCTGCTCGGCCGCCTGCTGGACTACGTGTTGGAAAAGCGCAAGCAGCACGTGGTGATCATGGGGGCGACTTCCGGTGACACCGGCTCCGCTGCAATCGAAGGTTGCCGCCGGTGCGAGCATGTGGATATTTTCATCCTGCATCCGCACCAGCGCGTATCTGAAGTCCAACGCCGCCAGATGACCACCGTTCAGGGTGACAACATCCACAACATTGCGGTGCGTGGCAACTTCGATGACTGCCAGCGCATGGTAAAAGAAAGTTTCGGCAACCAGTCGTTCCTGGGCGGAAAAACCCAGCTGGCCGCCGTGAACTCCATCAACTGGGCCCGGATCATGGCCCAGATTGTTTACTACTTCCATGCGTCCCTCGCCCTGGGTGGGCCGGATCGCAGCATGGCGTTCTCCGTTCCAACTGGAAACTTCGGGGACATCTTTGCCGGCTATCTGGCGAAGAAGATGGGGCTGCCGATCTCACAGCTGGTGATTGCCACCAACCGCAACGACATCCTGCACCGCTTCATGAGCGGCAACAAATACGAGCAGCATCAGCTCGAGCACACGTTGTCACCCAGCATGGATATCATGGTGTCCAGCAACTTCGAGCGTCTGCTGTTTGATCTGCATGGTCGCGATGGGCTGGCTGTGAAGACCCTGCTGGAAAATGCAGCCAAAGGCCCGGTCAGCATTGAAGATTACCGCTGGAAACACGCCCGAAAGCTGTTCGACAGCGACGCGGTGGACGACAAGAAGACCTGTGACACCATCCGCGAGATCTACGAGCAGAACGAGTATCTGCTGGATCCCCACACCGCCATCGGGGTGCGCGCTGCGCGCAATTGCCGCCGAGATCCGGCGGTACCGATGATCACCCTGGGTACTGCGCACCCGGCCAAGTTCCCGGATGCAGTAGCCGAGTCCGGCTTGACTGTGGAGCCGCCTCTGCCAACTCACATGGCTGACCTGTTCGAACGGGAAGAGCGCTACACGGTGCTGGATAACGACATCTCCGGGGTTCAGGAGTTTATTGCCAAGCACTGGAAAAACGCCTGA
- a CDS encoding DsbC family protein, producing MNIKHAVVALTFSFGLLGMANVSAGEVEDRISERLTQAVPGLQVMSVKESEAKGLYEVQSNNGDTIYATEDGQYLMTGDLLKITEQGIANVTEAARTEARREMMADFGDKGVISFPAKNEKAVVSVFTDIDCPYCRKLHDEVPQLNDYGITVNYYGFPRSGPNTASFRKYESVWCADDQQAAMNAAKAGQQVADVSCENPVREQFELGGRVGVTGTPAIVLEDGNMVRGYVPAQRLAEGLGLL from the coding sequence ATGAATATTAAACATGCGGTCGTGGCGCTTACCTTCAGTTTCGGCTTACTTGGTATGGCGAATGTCAGTGCCGGTGAAGTCGAAGACCGGATTTCCGAGCGCCTGACCCAGGCCGTCCCGGGCCTTCAGGTGATGTCGGTGAAAGAGTCCGAGGCAAAGGGGCTCTATGAGGTTCAGAGCAACAATGGCGACACGATATACGCGACCGAGGATGGCCAGTATCTGATGACGGGGGATCTTCTGAAGATCACCGAGCAGGGCATTGCCAATGTCACCGAGGCAGCTCGCACTGAGGCCCGTCGCGAAATGATGGCGGACTTTGGTGATAAGGGAGTCATCAGCTTCCCCGCCAAGAACGAAAAAGCCGTCGTGAGTGTGTTCACCGACATCGACTGCCCCTACTGCAGGAAGCTGCATGACGAGGTGCCTCAGCTGAACGATTACGGCATTACCGTCAATTACTATGGGTTTCCCCGGTCCGGTCCCAACACTGCGTCTTTCAGGAAGTACGAGTCGGTCTGGTGTGCTGATGATCAGCAGGCTGCCATGAACGCAGCCAAGGCTGGTCAACAGGTGGCCGATGTAAGCTGTGAAAACCCCGTTCGTGAGCAGTTTGAGCTGGGTGGTCGAGTTGGCGTAACCGGTACGCCTGCCATTGTACTGGAAGACGGCAACATGGTGCGGGGCTATGTTCCGGCGCAGCGATTGGCTGAAGGACTGGGCTTGCTCTGA
- the trmD gene encoding tRNA (guanosine(37)-N1)-methyltransferase TrmD, protein MWIGAVSLFPEMFGAVTDYGITGRAVRDGLLTFQSWNPREFTHDRHRTVDDRPYGGGPGMLMKIQPLRDAIRAAREAAPGKPCVVYLSPQGETLDQSVVESLAAEQQLILVAGRYEGVDERLIATEVDREVSLGDFVLSGGELAAMAVIDAVTRLIPGALGHAQSAEQDSFADGLLDCPHYTRPEVYEGQAVPDVLLGGHHDQIRRWRLKQSLRRTRERRPDLLERRVFTDEERELLEEILNEPGASE, encoded by the coding sequence GTGTGGATTGGCGCAGTCAGTCTGTTCCCGGAAATGTTCGGTGCGGTAACGGATTACGGGATCACGGGAAGGGCAGTCCGGGATGGTCTTCTGACCTTCCAAAGCTGGAATCCCCGTGAATTCACCCATGATCGGCATCGCACGGTAGACGACAGGCCCTATGGGGGCGGCCCTGGCATGCTGATGAAAATTCAGCCGCTCCGGGACGCGATCCGTGCGGCGCGGGAAGCAGCACCCGGCAAACCCTGTGTGGTTTATCTCTCGCCCCAGGGCGAGACTCTGGATCAGTCTGTTGTGGAGTCGCTGGCTGCTGAGCAGCAACTGATTCTGGTGGCGGGCCGGTACGAGGGTGTTGATGAGCGCCTGATAGCGACGGAAGTCGATCGGGAAGTGTCACTGGGTGATTTTGTGCTTTCCGGTGGCGAATTGGCAGCCATGGCTGTCATTGATGCGGTTACACGCCTCATCCCCGGAGCGCTGGGTCATGCGCAGTCGGCAGAGCAGGATTCTTTCGCCGACGGTTTGCTGGATTGTCCGCACTACACCCGGCCCGAAGTTTACGAAGGTCAGGCGGTGCCGGATGTTTTATTGGGCGGTCACCATGATCAGATCCGGCGTTGGCGGCTGAAACAGTCGCTGAGGCGAACCCGGGAGCGACGCCCCGACCTGCTGGAAAGGCGGGTGTTTACGGACGAAGAGCGTGAGCTGCTGGAAGAGATTTTGAACGAACCGGGTGCCTCTGAATGA
- the rimM gene encoding ribosome maturation factor RimM (Essential for efficient processing of 16S rRNA): MTQNSQETVIGRITSVFGVKGWLKVFSYTDPKEGILNYPEWTLDLDGKRIPAKLEEGRRQGQGIVVRLKGINDRDLARTYCGAEVSVSTAELPELPEGEFYWFQLEGLDVYTVDDECLGKVHHLMETGSNDVLVVQATAGSIDQRERLIPYLPGEVVQNVDLDSKRMVVDWDPEF; this comes from the coding sequence ATGACACAGAATTCGCAGGAAACTGTGATCGGCCGGATTACCTCGGTGTTTGGGGTCAAGGGGTGGCTTAAAGTCTTCTCTTACACTGACCCCAAGGAAGGAATACTGAACTATCCCGAGTGGACGCTCGATCTGGATGGCAAACGTATTCCTGCCAAGCTTGAGGAGGGCCGCCGCCAGGGGCAGGGGATCGTCGTCAGGCTTAAAGGTATCAATGACCGTGATCTGGCTCGCACATACTGCGGTGCCGAGGTCAGTGTCTCGACAGCTGAGTTGCCGGAACTCCCTGAAGGCGAGTTTTACTGGTTTCAGTTGGAGGGCCTTGATGTGTATACGGTCGATGATGAGTGCCTTGGTAAAGTGCACCATCTCATGGAAACCGGGTCCAACGATGTTCTGGTGGTACAAGCTACGGCAGGTTCCATCGATCAACGTGAGCGTCTGATTCCGTATCTGCCGGGCGAAGTTGTCCAGAATGTTGATCTGGATTCAAAGCGCATGGTGGTGGACTGGGATCCGGAGTTCTGA
- the xerD gene encoding site-specific tyrosine recombinase XerD, producing MKAEDESLIVRFVDAIWLEDGLGEKTRQAYRSDLSRLAEWLESQPGKPSLADVRRTDLLAWMSRGLAEGVKSSTAARRLSGLRRFYRFLLREGLIAEDPTLRIDSPRLPRRLPDSLTEEEVDALLSEPDPNIAIELRDKAMLEILYGCGLRVSELTELRVDQVNLRQGVIRITGKGDKERLVPLGEEAVDWLLKYMKSARPELLKGRSCDALFPGNRAAAMTRQTFWHRIKHYAVRVGIRKHLSPHTLRHAFATHLLNHGADLRVVQMLLGHSDLSTTQIYTHVARQRLQSLHQAHHPRG from the coding sequence ATGAAAGCGGAAGATGAATCACTGATTGTGCGGTTCGTTGATGCCATCTGGCTGGAGGATGGGCTTGGCGAAAAGACGCGGCAGGCCTACCGAAGTGATTTGTCGCGATTGGCGGAATGGCTGGAAAGCCAGCCCGGTAAGCCCTCGCTGGCGGATGTTCGCCGAACCGACCTTCTGGCCTGGATGTCGCGGGGGTTGGCCGAAGGAGTCAAGAGCTCCACAGCAGCCCGGCGGCTGTCCGGGCTGCGGCGCTTTTACCGCTTTCTGCTGCGCGAAGGGCTGATCGCTGAAGATCCGACCCTCAGGATCGACAGCCCGAGGTTACCCCGACGTCTTCCGGATTCTCTGACTGAGGAAGAGGTGGATGCACTGCTTTCCGAACCGGACCCGAATATTGCCATCGAACTTCGGGACAAAGCCATGCTCGAGATACTTTATGGTTGTGGTCTGAGGGTCTCCGAGCTGACAGAGTTGCGGGTTGATCAGGTAAACCTGCGCCAGGGCGTCATTCGGATCACCGGCAAGGGTGACAAGGAGCGACTTGTGCCCCTGGGAGAGGAGGCGGTGGACTGGCTGCTGAAGTACATGAAGAGTGCCCGCCCGGAGCTTCTGAAAGGCCGCTCCTGTGATGCGCTGTTTCCCGGCAATCGGGCGGCGGCGATGACCCGCCAGACATTCTGGCACCGCATCAAGCATTACGCCGTGCGGGTTGGTATTCGCAAGCATCTGTCCCCCCACACGCTCAGGCATGCCTTTGCCACGCATCTGCTCAATCATGGCGCGGATCTGCGGGTTGTCCAGATGCTTCTTGGGCACTCGGACCTGTCAACGACCCAGATCTATACCCATGTGGCTCGTCAGCGGCTTCAGTCGCTGCATCAGGCTCATCATCCCAGGGGGTGA
- a CDS encoding cytochrome C assembly family protein, translating to MGTLILAVTSLFLYSVGTALQALHFRGRVQSNIAITTLIGVLALTSHGLLIGQTVHHDGGFDFSFFKSSVLISWLIVFLLLGLNLKKPVQSLFLGVYPLAGLTIILALVAHGPSRLVSEQSYGMLSHIALSVTAYSLFSLAAIQAVLLYFQNRQLKHNYNSLLVRNLPPLQTMESLLFEMVWAGVVMLILAIVTGALFIEDLFAQNLAHKTLFSILSLLVFVALLVGRYTKGWRGITASRWTLAGCALLMLAFYGSKFVLELIFQRGG from the coding sequence ATGGGAACGCTGATTCTCGCGGTCACCTCTCTTTTTCTTTACAGCGTCGGTACCGCGCTGCAGGCCCTGCATTTCAGGGGCCGGGTCCAGAGCAATATCGCCATTACCACCCTGATCGGCGTTCTCGCACTTACCAGCCACGGACTTCTGATTGGTCAGACGGTCCACCACGACGGAGGTTTCGACTTCAGCTTTTTTAAAAGCTCGGTCCTGATTTCCTGGCTGATCGTGTTTCTGTTGCTTGGCCTTAACCTTAAAAAGCCAGTGCAGAGCCTGTTCCTGGGTGTCTACCCCTTGGCAGGCCTCACCATCATTCTTGCTCTTGTTGCGCACGGTCCCTCGAGACTGGTGTCGGAACAAAGCTATGGCATGCTCTCCCACATCGCACTTTCGGTGACAGCCTACAGCCTCTTCAGCCTGGCGGCCATCCAGGCAGTCCTTCTTTATTTCCAGAATCGCCAACTAAAGCACAACTACAACAGCCTGCTGGTTCGTAACCTGCCACCTTTGCAGACCATGGAGTCCCTGCTGTTTGAAATGGTCTGGGCAGGCGTTGTCATGCTGATCCTGGCAATAGTGACCGGCGCCCTCTTTATAGAAGATCTTTTTGCCCAGAACCTCGCTCACAAGACCCTGTTCTCGATTCTCTCCCTTCTGGTTTTCGTGGCGCTACTAGTCGGCCGTTACACAAAAGGCTGGCGCGGCATTACTGCGAGCCGATGGACACTCGCAGGCTGCGCACTGCTGATGCTGGCCTTTTACGGCAGCAAGTTTGTGCTGGAGCTGATCTTCCAGCGCGGCGGCTGA